From a single Apium graveolens cultivar Ventura chromosome 2, ASM990537v1, whole genome shotgun sequence genomic region:
- the LOC141687107 gene encoding uncharacterized protein LOC141687107, producing MKRKNRGHEGEVALKLDISKAYDRVYWKFLKKRPIFPKRGLRQGDPLSPYLFLFCVEDLSYKPTVAEGEGQITGCQVNSVAPSITHLLFADDSFLFFKASVQEAASVKDILKRYKLESGQAVNYQKSGIFFSANVRRDKQVEILSILGVTNTISGGKYLGLPSLIGRSKKGAFNFVKERVWRKVQDWQHKNMSKAGKTVMVKNVAQSIPAFSMSCFMLPKSLCSEMEKMMNSYWWGSSSNNNKGLRWHSWSKMATAKCSGGLGFCDLHGFNVVLLGKHVWNFCQHPNSLVARLFRARCFQDKHILQAGKGTGSNFIWIGIWEAKENLKKGFRWIMGDGKNIKAFRDPWLKDKPDFCVEDGPLNGIKNESVDNYFRPGTKEWDVHKVVQAFHTDDVQHVLQTRIHPATVKDRIAWHSSNTGMYTVKTGYQFWLSQNNVESPTLNAKSWNSIWKLQVPYKVRTFIWRFCNNSIPVRNNLRSRGIDIPIICPMCSNDVEHLLHIFFDCPYAKDCWQKANLRYAMQEVESAPVWLLEKMATGLIEEKETVAMTLWGELSYSVGMILRNEVGQFIQGKNMRFQGQVTVLEVEARGVEESIRWIEELGLHNVEIESDSETTVKAMSKTMQYYNEVGHIIELCRVKLQQRQDLLLNHVKKQANCVAHLLARVPCVGSGGGGGDGTNAVVVVVVPLAPPHSLL from the exons ATGAAAAGGAAGAATAGAGGGCATGAAGGTGAGGTGGCTTTGAAGCTAGATATTTCCAAAGCATATGATAGAGTTTACTGGAAATTTCTTAAGAAAC GTCCAATTTTTCCAAAACGAGGTCTAAGGCAAGGAGACCCTCTTTCTCCTTACCTTTTTTTGTTTTGTGTGGAGGATTTATCTTATAAGCCGACCGTAGCAGAAGGTGAGGGACAAATCACAGGATGTCAAGTAAACTCAGTTGCTCCCAGCATCACTCACTTACTTTTCGCAGACGACAGTTTCTTATTTTTCAAAGCTTCAGTCCAGGAAGCAGCATCAGTGAAAGACATATTGAAGAGATATAAGCTGGAGTCTGGTCAAGCAGTTAATTATCAGAAATCTGGGATTTTTTTCTCAGCAAATGTGAGGAGGGATAAGCAGGTGGAAATTCTGTCTATTTTGGGGGTTACTAATACTATTTCAGGAGGGAAATACTTGGGACTGCCATCCCTCATCGGAAGATCTAAAAAAGGTGCGTTTAACTTTGTTAAGGAGCGAGTATGGCGTAAAGTTCAGGATTGGCAACACAAAAACATGTCAAAGGCCGGTAAAACGGTCATGGTAAAGAATGTTGCTCAATCTATCCCAGCTTTCAGCATGTCATGCTTCATGTTACCAAAATCTTTGTGCTCAGAAATggagaagatgatgaatagttaTTGGTGGGGGTCAAGTAGCAATAATAATAAAGGTTTGAGATGGCATTCATGGAGCAAAATGGCGACTGCTAAGTGTAGTGGAGGCCTTGGATTTTGTGATCTGCACGGGTTCAATGTAGTTTTACTAGGCAAACATGTCTGGAACTTCTGTCAACACCCTAATTCTCTGGTGGCTCGACTATTTCGAGCAAGATGTTTTCAAGATAAACATATTTTACAGGCCGGAAAAGGTACTGGTTCCAATTTTATTTGGATTGGTATTTGGGAAGCAAAGGAGAATCTGAAGAAGGGGTTTAGATGGATCATGGGAGATGGAAAGAACATTAAAGCGTTTAGGGATCCTTGGTTAAAAGATAAACCGGATTTCTGTGTAGAAGATGGCCCTTTGAACGGAATCAAAAATGAGAGTGTGGATAACTACTTTCGTCCTGGTACAAAAGAATGGGACGTGCATAAGGTGGTGCaagcctttcatactgatgatgtTCAACATGTCCTACAAACAAGAATTCATCCGGCAACGGTTAAAGACAGAATCGCTTGGCATAGCTCGAATACAGGTATGTATACTGTAAAAACTGGCTACCAATTTTGGCTATCGCAAAACAATGTCGAATCACCCACTTTGAATGCAAAGAGTTGGAACTCAATATGGAAGTTACAGGTGCCGTATAAGGTTAGAACTTTCATCTGGAGATTCTGCAATAATAGTATACCTGTAAGGAATAACCTACGAAGTCGAGGGATAGATATCCCTATTATCTGCCCAATGTGTTCTAACGATGTTGAACACCTATTACATATCTTCTTTGACTGTCCTTATGCTAAAGATTGTTGGCAGAAAGCTAATCTTCGCTATGCAATGCAAGAGGTGGAATCTGCTCCTGTCTGGTTACTCGAAAAGATGGCTACAGGATTGATCGAGGAGAAGGAAACTGTGGCTATGACATTATGGG GAGAGCTCTCATACAGTGTGGGGATGATTCTACGGAATGAGGTTGGGCAATTTATTCAAGGCAAAAACATGAGGTTTCAGGGGCAGGTAACAGTATTGGAAGTTGAAGCTCGTGGGGTGGAGGAGAGTATAAGGTGGATTGAGGAGCTGGGGTTGCATAACGTGGAGATTGAGAGTGATTCGGAAACCACTGTGAAAGCAATGTCTAAAACAATGCAGTATTATAATGAAGTTGGCCATATTATTGAATTATGTCGGGTGAAGTTACAACAGCGGCAAGACCTGTTGTTAAACCATGTGAAGAAGCAGGCAAATTGTGTTGCTCACCTCTTGGCTAGGGTACCAT GTGTTGGGAGTGGTGGAGGTGGAGGTGATGGTACTAATGCAGTAGTGGTGGTGGTGGTGCCGCTGGCCCCTCCTCATAGTCTCCTGTAG